The region TAAACAAAAAACGGCACGCATTGTCATGCATGCCGTATGAAATATTTTTATTTTCCAAGGGCATTTGCCCCACTTACAATTTCGGTAATTTCATTTGTAATAGCAGCCTGACGCGCTTTATTGTAGTTCAATGTCAGGTCTTTGATTAAGTCTGTTGCATTTTCGGTAGCTTTATGCATTGCTGTCATACGAGCACCGTGCTCAGAGGCAACCGAATCGAGCAGCGCACTATGAAAGCTAATCTGCAAAATTTTCGGCATCAAATCCATGACAATTTCACCGGCGGTAGGTTCAAGAATATAATTCGGATCTGCTCCCTCTTCATCACCCCCTATTTCGACCGGTAAAAAGGTTTCATGTGTTACCCTTTGTACAGCTGCATTCTTGAATCCATTATAAAATAAAGCTACTTTATCAAATTCCTTGTTAAGGAAAACATCAACAATCTCATTGGCAACTGTTGCACTCTCTTTAAACTGACTATGGTCGAGCAAATCATCCATATTCTTCCAAACCTGAAAGCCTTCGCGCTTCACAATTTCGTCTCCCTTTTTTCCAATAGTAAGAAATTGGATTCTGTCCTCTTCCAACAAATCGTGATATTCGTTTTTTACATGGTTTATAGCAGCCTTGGTCACCTGGTAATTAAAGGCACCACAAAGACCTTTGTTTGAGGTAAAAAGTACGACAAGCATGTTATTAGTCTCACGGTGTTCTGTGAGCGGACTTGTAATATCTTCTTCACCAGCGGCCGCAATTTGCTCTGCAACCTTGTGTAAAGCATCGGTATAGGGTCTGATTTTGAATATGGCATCCTGAGCTTTTCGCAATTTTGCTGCAGCCACCATTTTCATAGCAGAGGTAACCTGTCTTGTATTCTTTACTGATGCAATTCTTGTACGTATCTCTTTTAAATTGGCCATAATTGTGCCTCTTTTATTATTCTACATACTTATCAGCAACCTCTTTGGCAATTTTTGTCATAGTCTCTTTTGCCTCATCAGTTAATTTACCTTCACGCAATGTTTTCAGCACATCATCATGTTGCGATTCCATCAGATTTAAATAGTCTTTAGTAAACTCTTTAACCTTTTCGACCGGAATTTTATTAAGCAATCCTTTTGTCCCACAGAAAACAAGTGCTACCTGATGCTCTACTTTATAGGCATTGTATTGGGGTTGTTTAAGCAACTCAACATTACGTTTTCCTTTATCTAAAACAGCTTGTGTTGCAGCATCAAGATCGGAACCGAATTTAGAAAATGCTTCAAGCTCGCGATACTGAGCAAGATCAATTTTCAGTGTCCCTGCAACTTTTTTCATCGATTTAATTTGGGCGCTACCTCCAACACGTGAAACCGATATACCTACATTAATTGCAGGCCGTACTCCTGATAAAAACAGATCGGATTCCAAAAATATTTGCCCGTCGGTAATGGAAATTACATTTGTTGGAATATAAGCAGATACGTCTCCTGCCTGGGTTTCAATAATGGGCAGGGCAGTTAAACTACCCCCACCTTTTACTTTATCCTTTATACTATCAGGCAAATCGTTCATACTTTGTGCAACTTTATCGGACTCGATAATTTTGGCAGCGCGCTCGAGTAGACGTGAGTGCAAATAGAACACATCTCCAGGATATGCTTCTCTACCAGGGGGACGACGTAACAATAAGGAGACTTCACGATATGAAACAGCTTGTTTGGACAGGTCGTCGTATATCACAAGTGCATGCCGACCGGTATCTCTGAAATATTCGCCAATGGCGGCACCGGCCATCGGGGCATAAAATTGTAAGGCAGCCGGATCAGCAGCGTTGGCAGCCACAATAACAGTATAATCCATGGCGCCATATTTCTCGAGTGTGGCAGCCACGTTGGCCACAGTAGAACCTTTTTGTCCTATTGCCACATAAATACAATATACGGGTTCTCCTTTATCGTAATTTTCTTTCTGATTAATAATTGTATCAATTCCAACAGCTGTTTTTCCGGTCTGGCGGTCTCCAATAATCAGCTCACGCTGCCCCCTTCCGATTGGAATCATAGAGTCGATGGCTATAAGTCCGGTTTGTAAGGGCTCATTAACTGGTTGCCGAAAAATGACACCCGGGGCCTTACGCTCTATTGGCATTTCAAAGGTTTCTCCTGCAATCTCTCCTTTACCATCTATAGGCTCACCAATGGTATTTACAATGCGTCCGAGCATTTGTTCTCCGACATTTATCGATGTAATACGGCCGGTTCGTTTCACTGTATCGCCTTCTCCAATATCTCCGGTAGGCCCCATAAGTACCACTCCGACATTGTCTTCTTCAAGATTTAATACGATACCCTTTGTTCCATTTGCAAATTCTACCAATTCATTGGCTTTTACATTTTGCAAGCCATATATCCGGGCAATTCCGTCACCAATAGTTAACACAGTGCCTACATCTTCAAAACCGGATTCTGAGCTTATTCCGGCTATTTCTTTTTTGAGAATTTCCGAAATCTCTGCAGGTTTAATTTCAGCCATTGTATTTAGATGTTTTAATTTTTATTAGATAATTGGTTTTTTATGGCTCTGAGCTGACCGCTAACCGAATTGTCGAGTTGCTGATCTCCTATGCGCAGCACAAAACCGCCGATCAATTTCTGATCGGTATATGTTTCAATTTCACTGGTTTTTCCTGTTTTTTCTTTTAATAAATCGCCGATTTTCTGAATAAAAGCCTGATCAAATTCTATGGCAGAGGTAAACTCTACCTTCTGGATATTAGCGTAATCCTGATAAAAACCGATAAAAACACGTATAATTTCTGCAAGATATTCTTCCCGGCCCTTTT is a window of Salinivirga cyanobacteriivorans DNA encoding:
- the atpG gene encoding ATP synthase F1 subunit gamma yields the protein MANLKEIRTRIASVKNTRQVTSAMKMVAAAKLRKAQDAIFKIRPYTDALHKVAEQIAAAGEEDITSPLTEHRETNNMLVVLFTSNKGLCGAFNYQVTKAAINHVKNEYHDLLEEDRIQFLTIGKKGDEIVKREGFQVWKNMDDLLDHSQFKESATVANEIVDVFLNKEFDKVALFYNGFKNAAVQRVTHETFLPVEIGGDEEGADPNYILEPTAGEIVMDLMPKILQISFHSALLDSVASEHGARMTAMHKATENATDLIKDLTLNYNKARQAAITNEITEIVSGANALGK
- the atpA gene encoding F0F1 ATP synthase subunit alpha gives rise to the protein MAEIKPAEISEILKKEIAGISSESGFEDVGTVLTIGDGIARIYGLQNVKANELVEFANGTKGIVLNLEEDNVGVVLMGPTGDIGEGDTVKRTGRITSINVGEQMLGRIVNTIGEPIDGKGEIAGETFEMPIERKAPGVIFRQPVNEPLQTGLIAIDSMIPIGRGQRELIIGDRQTGKTAVGIDTIINQKENYDKGEPVYCIYVAIGQKGSTVANVAATLEKYGAMDYTVIVAANAADPAALQFYAPMAGAAIGEYFRDTGRHALVIYDDLSKQAVSYREVSLLLRRPPGREAYPGDVFYLHSRLLERAAKIIESDKVAQSMNDLPDSIKDKVKGGGSLTALPIIETQAGDVSAYIPTNVISITDGQIFLESDLFLSGVRPAINVGISVSRVGGSAQIKSMKKVAGTLKIDLAQYRELEAFSKFGSDLDAATQAVLDKGKRNVELLKQPQYNAYKVEHQVALVFCGTKGLLNKIPVEKVKEFTKDYLNLMESQHDDVLKTLREGKLTDEAKETMTKIAKEVADKYVE
- the atpH gene encoding ATP synthase F1 subunit delta gives rise to the protein MNDSIIARRYAKALFKLGLERKNLEAYTANLKRIQQIIKQDEDFRFLIDNPVIAASKKKSIFKSLFEGKLHDDITGFFNLLIEKGREEYLAEIIRVFIGFYQDYANIQKVEFTSAIEFDQAFIQKIGDLLKEKTGKTSEIETYTDQKLIGGFVLRIGDQQLDNSVSGQLRAIKNQLSNKN